The nucleotide window TGTGCAGATACGAAGATGTGCAAATATGCAGATGAGGATATAATTTAGAAAATGAGATAATTTGCACATCTGCATATACGCACATCTGCACATTTTCTTACCTTCACATTTGCACATTTGCATATACGCACATTTGCACATTTACCAATGCCCCGAAAATTACGCAAATACGAAACGTTACCGGTTTACCAAAAATCGCAAGAGTTGTTCGATCTGGTCGACGTGATATCCGAAGCCCTGAAAGAGGACGATATGAAAGAATCGCTGTCGGTACAAATGTGCAGCAACGCGGCGCTGATACAGGCCAAAATTGCCGGCGCCGAGGGCGGCGGTTTATATTCGCTGCGCATGCAAAACGCGGTGCTGATAAAATTGGCCGTGCAGGATATGTTCAACGCCGTATCGTTTGCCAGCATGGTGAAGATAAACGAGGAAGATTACGTGCAGCTGATGCGGGATAAAGTAGAGGAGTTCCGCATTGAGTTTGTGGCCTGGATACGCGGGTTCGACAAAACATACGATATCCCCGACAACTGGGCCATCCGCTTTGACACCAGTACCCCCGAACAGGAAAAAATGGAAGAGCTGATGTTTGATGAAGACCGCTTTTTTGAAGATTTTGACGAGGACGATTTCACAGATGATGAAACCGGGGATGATGATTTGGATGATAAGTAGGGCCGGCACAACAAAGCCGCGTTAGGGATAGCAGCGAAAAGCCCGCAGCGTAGCGAGGACTTGTAGCGAATAGCCCGGGCCGAAGGCAACGCCCAAATTGATATATAAATGGAATTGGTAAAGAGTAAAAAATATCTGAAAATTATTTTACCTATAGGTGGTTTTATATTAGGTGTTTATTTAACAGGCTTGGCATTTACAACCAAGCTTAGTTCACCGGAAATGAACAACACCGTATTTTTGTTGGGCTCAGCTATATATGTTTCTTGTGGTATATATATACTCATAAAATTTATTAAAATGATTACAAGGTGATTTTCAAGCGCAAGATTACCTGCGCTCAAATTAGATTGTTATTACTAATGCTGAAGTAAAAAACAACCTATTCGGACTTTCCGTCGTCCCTAACCTTCCTACTTTCCCCGTAAAACCGTAACTTCGCCTGCCATTATGACTTTTAAATTGCACTGGCGCAATTGTTGAAGTTGTGATGCCATATATCACGAGATCGAATAAATCATGCTGAATTTTATAAGTAAGCTTTTTGGAAGCAAATCGGACAGGGACGTTAAGGGAATACAACCTATTGTTGAAAAAATAAAGGAAGCCTACGCTCAATTGGAAACATTGAGCAATGATGAATTGCGCCAGCAAACCATCAGCTTTAAAGAAACCATAAACAGCGGCCTTGCCACTATAGACGCTGAAATAAAAGCGATAAAAGACCGTATAGAAACCGAGCTGGAAATGCCGGTTGACGAAAAAGTAGCCCTGTATACCCAACAGGATAAACTGGAGAAAGACCGCAATAAAGAGCTGGAAGTGATCCTGATGGATATACTGCCACAAGCATTTGCTGTAGTTAAGGAAACTGCAAAACGTTTAAAAGAAAACGCAACCCTTGAAGTTACCGCCACTGATTTTGACCGCCAACTGGCCACTAAAAAACCCAACGTAGTTATAAAAGGCGATAAAGCCATTCACCATAATACCTGGCTGGCCGCCGGAAACGAAGTGACCTGGGATATGGTACACTACGATGTGCAGCTGATTGGTGGTATTGTATTGCACCAGGGTAAAATTGCCGAGATGGCTACAGGTGAAGGTAAAACGCTGGTGGCTACGCTGCCCGCTTACCTTAACGCACTGGCCGGGCAGGGTGTACACATTGTAACGGTGAACGATTACCTGGCACGCCGTGACTCGGAGTGGATGGGCCCGTTGTATGAATTCCACGGCCTTTCGGTTGATTGTATTGATAAACACGAGCCAAACAGCGAAGAGCGCCGCAATGCCTACCTGGCTGATATTACCTTCGGCACTAACAACGAATTTGGTTTCGACTACCTGCGTGACAATATGACACGTAGCCCGGAAGAGTTGGTGCAACGCAAATCGCACTATGCTATGGTGGATGAGGTTGACTCGGTATTAATTGACGACGCCCGTACACCTTTAATTATATCAGGCCCTATCCCGCGTGGCGATGAGCATGAGTTTTATGAACTGAAACCACGTATAGAGCGTTTGGTAAATGCCCAGAAAAATTATATCAACGGCATACTAAACGAAGCTAAAAAACAAATTAACGAGGGTAAAACCGATGTTGATAGCGGCGGCTTAGCTTTACTGCGCGCGCACCGTGGCTTGCCTAAAAATAAAGCCTTAATAAAATTCCTGAGTGAAGGCGGCAACAGGACTGTCCTGTTAAAAACCGAGAACCATTACATGCAGGACCAGGGCAAAGAAATGCCTAAGGTGGACAGTGACTTGTTCTTTGTAATTGATGAAAAGAACAACCAGGTTGAACTGACTGAAAAAGGTATCGAATTGATCACTACGTCGGGCGAGGACCCGCATTTCTTTGTAATGCCTGATGTAGGTACCGAGATTGCCGAGATCGAGAGATCGAGCTTGAGCGCCGAGGAAAAAGTAGCTAAGAAAGATGAGCTGATGCGCGATTTTTCTATTAAGTCGGAGCGTATCCATTCGGTTAACCAGTTGTTGAAGGCTTATACTTTATTTGAAAAAGATACCGAATACATCCTTGATGAAGGGAAGGTAAAAATTGTAGACGAGCAGACCGGTCGTGTGCTTGACGGTCGCCGTTATAGCGATGGCCTGCACCAGGCAATTGAAGCTAAGGAGAATGTAAAGGTTGAAGATGCTACCCAAACCTTCGCTACCATTACCCTGCAAAACTACTTCCGTATGTACCACAAGCTTTGCGGTATGACGGGTACCGCGGTTACTGAAGCAGGCGAGTTTTGGGAAATATACAAACTGGACGTGGTGGAAATCCCAACCAACACGCCAATCAGCCGCGATGACCGCCAGGATCTGGTTTACCGTACCGTACGCGAGAAATATAACGCGGTTGCCGATGAGATAGTAGCTTTAACCCAAGCCGGTCGCCCGGTACTGGTAGGTACTACCTCGGTAGAAATATCGGAATTATTAAGCCGTATGCTTAAACTGCGCGGCATTAAACATAACGTACTGAACGCCAAAATGCACCAGAAAGAAGCCGATATTGTGGCCGAAGCTGGTAAAGCAGGCACCGTTACCATTGCTACCAACATGGCTGGTCGTGGTACGGATATCAAATTAGGCCCGGGCGTTAAAGAAGCCGGCGGTTTAGCTATTGTAGGTACCGAGCGTCATGAATCGCGCCGTGTCGATCGTCAGTTGCGTGGCCGTGCAGGCCGCCAGGGCGACCCGGGTTCTTCGCAGTTCTTCGTATCGTTAGAAGATAACCTGATGCGTTTATTCGGATCTGAGCGTATTGCCAGCCTGATGGTGCGCATGGGTATTGAAGATGGCGAAGTTATCCAGCATTCGATGATCTCTAAATCTATCGAACGTGCGCAGAAGAAGGTGGAAGAGAACAACTTTGGTATCCGTAAGCGCCTGCTGGAATATGACGACGTGATGAACTCGCAGCGTACCGTTATTTATGCCAAACGTAAAAACGCGCTGTTTGGCGATCGTTTAGATGTAGATATCAGCAACACCATTTTTGATGTAGTTGAGGATATTGCTACCGAATACAAAGAGCAAAACAATTACGAAGGTTTCCATTTGGAGATCATCCGCGTGTTCTCGGTTGATGTAAATAGTTCACAGGATGAATTTGCTGCTACCAACCTTAATAAGCTGGTTGACGAAACGTTTGCCCTGGTAAGCGATTTTTACAAACGCAAAGCCGAAGGTATAGCCAACCAGGCGTTCCCGGTACTGAAAGATGTATTGGTGAACCGCGGCGCGCAGGTTGAAGATATTATTGTTCCGTTTACTGATGGCATCCATGGTTTGCAGGTTGTTGTGCCGTTGAAAAAAGCGGTAGAAAATCACGGCGTAGAGGTATTTAAATCGTTTGAAAAGAACGTGACGCTGTATCTTATTGACGACGCCTGGAAAGAGCATCTGCGCGAAATGGATGAGTTAAAGCAATCGGTACAGAATGCCGTTTACGAACAAAAAGACCCGTTATTAGTATATAAATTCGAGGCTTTTGAATTGTTCCGCCAGATGCTGGCCAACGTGAATAAAGAATTGGTGAGCTTCCTGTTCAGAGGGATTATCCCAACGCAACAGGCGCCTGATGAGGTGCGCGAGGCCCGCCCGCAGCCACGTACGGATATGAAGAATATGCGTACATCGAAACCAGAACTGGTGAGCGATAGCGGCATGCCAATGGAAGATACCCGCGAACTGCAAAAACAAATGCCGGTAAAAGCCGAGCAAAAAATAGGCAGAAACGACCCTTGTCCTTGCGGCAGCGGTAAAAAATATAAAAACTGCCACGGCGTAGGGCAGGCGTAACCAGCCCCACCCAACCCTCCCCGGGAGGGAGAGGGCTAAATAACAAATAAAAGCGCGTCATTGCGAGCGCAGCGTGGCAACCCCCGGTAAGCAGGTCTACCCTGCATTTCGGGGATCGCCACGTCGTTACACTCCTCGCGATGACGTTGATTAATAAAAATGCATACGATGGAACAAACAGCATCATATTATCCGGCTTTAAGCAGATTAATAGGGTGCTGTTTGTTTTTTTTTATAGCTATTAGCGCCCATGCGCAAACCCGTGGCACACTGGAAATTATAAAGGACCCGCGTATTGATACCCTTGCCGCCCGCAGGTTAGAAGCAGTAAAAGGAAGTGGTGGAAGCACCGGCGGCGCTTATATAGCTACGCAAGGCTACCGGGTACAAATATTTAATGGTTCCAGCAGGAATGATGCGTATGCGGCTCAAGCTAAATTGCAGGCCCATTATCCAGATATCCGTACCTATATCAGCTATCGGGAACCCGATTTTAAAGTACATGCCGGCGATTTTCGCACCCGCATGGAAGCTACTAAATTATTACAGGAGCTTAGGCCTATGTTCCCTGTCATGTTCATCATCCGCGAAAAAATAAATCCACCCGTTCAATGATCAAAGAAAAGATACAGCAACTTTCTAAAGAAATATTTAATGAAGTTGTGGCTAATCGCCGCCATTTGCACAGCAACCCAGAATTAAGTTTCCACGAGGTTAAAACATCGGCTTATGTAGCCGCGAAACTGGATGAACTGGGTATCCCCTATCAGCGTATGGCAGATAATGGATTGGTTGGATTAATTAAAGGCGGTAAACCCGGAAATGGTGTTGTAGCCCTGCGTGGCGATATGGATGCGCTGCCTATTACCGAAGCTAATGATGTGCCTTATAAATCACAAAACGTTGGTGTAATGCATGCCTGCGGTCACGATGTGCATACCTCGTCACTATTGGGCACAGCTAAGATATTATCTCAACTGAAAGACGATTTTGGCGGAACAGTTAAACTGATATTTCAACCTGCCGAGGAAAAATTACCCGGCGGGGCCAGCCTGATGATTAAAGAAGGCGTACTGGAAAACCCTAAGCCACAAGCCGTAATTGGTCAGCACGTAATGCCGTTGATAGATGCCGGTAAAGTAGGTTTCCGTTCGGGCAAATACATGGCCAGTACAGACGAATTATATGTTACCGTAAAAGGTAAAGGCGGCCATGGTGCGCAGCCACAGCAAAATGTAGACCCGGTAATTATTACCGCTCATATATTAACAGCGCTGCAGCAGGTAGTAAGCCGCTTTGCCGACCCTAAAAGTCCGTCGGTGTTATCGTTCGGTAAAGTAATTGCCAACGGCGCTACGAATGTTATCCCTAACGAAGTTTATCTGGAAGGCACTTTCCGTACCATGGATGAAGCCTGGCGTAAGGAAGCCCACATTAAAATGAAAAAAATGGCTGAAGGCATTGCCGAAAGTATGGGTGGCAGCTGCGATTTTAATATTATGCACGGTTATCCGTTCCTGATCAACGAGCCGGTATTAACAGCCTCGGCCCGCTCGCATGCCGAGGACTACCTGGGTAAAGAGAACGTGGTAGATCTTGATATCTGGATGGCTGCCGAAGACTTCGCTTACTATTCGCAAGTGGCGGATAGCTGCTTTTACCGCCTGGGTACCCGCAACGAAGCCCGTGGCATTACCTCATCGGTACACACCCCAACTTTTGATGTTGAAGAATCGGCACTGGAATTAAGTACAGGGTTAATGGCATACATAGCGGTGAAGCAGTTAGATTCTGCGATATGAACCTTTAATGTCATTTCGAACCGAAGGGAGAAATCTTATACGTAATAACAGGCTGCTCGTATAAGATTTCTCCTCGTACCTCGTTCGAAATGACAAGCAAAATTAAGTAACCCGTCTCCAATAAACTACATTTCCTTATCCTTTTACACACCGAAAAAGGATATATTACCGTCAAAAACATCAAAATAATCTTACTGATAATCAGTAAATAAGCCACAAAAATCAAATCTCGACTAAGCCTTTTGGCATGGTAATAGTCTATAATAGTAAATAGCGGTTAATTATTTAACTAAAAACTATGTACTATGAAAACTATAAAATCCATAATAGCAGCCTTAATATTAACTGTAGGCTCCTTAAGTTTAGCACAAGCACAAACCCGCTTCCATGTAAGCATAAATACACCAGGCGTGCATGTAAGCGCTGGTAATTATCATCGTGCTTATTATAGCCCGGGTTATTATGAACCGGTTTATCAGCCCTATTATCAACCTGTAGTTTACCACAGGTACTATAGCCGTCCGGTGGTTTACCGCAGCTATTATAGCCGCCCGGTAGTATACCGTGAGTATTACAGGCACGACAATGGCCGCCACCTTGGTTGGTATAAAGGCCACGGCCACGGTAGGTGGTAATATCTTCGTGAGAGATTTGTGATGGGAGTTAGAGATTAATTACACCTACAAACAAAAGCCCGCTCAATTGAGCGGGCTTTTGTTTGTTATCTGTGAAATCAACCCTTCGACAGTCTCAGAAGGTGATATCGGTGTAATCAATATTAAAACTCTGCATTCTTAGGGAACCTTGGGAAAGGGATCACATCGCGGATATTGCCCATGCCGGTTACAAACAGCACCAAACGCTCGAAACCAAGGCCAAAGCCAGCATGCGGACAAGTACCAAAACGGCGGGTATCCAGGTACCACCACAGTTCATCTTTAGGGATACCCAGCTCATCCATACGTTGTTCTAATCTATCCAAGCGTTCTTCACGCTGCGAGCCACCGATGATCTCACCGATACCCGGGAACAAAATATCCATAGCGGCAACGGTTTTTCCGTCATCGTTCTGGCGCATATAAAATGATTTTATTTCCTTCGGATAATCGGTAAGCACTACTGGTTTTTTGAAGTGCTTTTCTACCAGGTAACGCTCGTGTTCCGATTGCAGGTCGGCGCCCCAGCCTTCAATCAGATACTGAAATTTTTTCTTTTTATTATGCGATGATTCGCGCAAAATATCAATAGCCTCGGTATAAGTGATACGCTCAAAATCATTATCCAGGCAAAATTGCAGCTTATCCAGCAAACTCATTTCCGAGCGCTCGTTCTGCGGTTTTTGCTTTTCTTCATCGGCCAAACGCTGGCTTAAGAATTCCAGGTCATCTTTATTCTTATCCAACGCGTATTGTATCACATATTTCAGCAAATCTTCCGCTAAATCGGCGTTATCTTTCAAATCGTAAAAAGCCATTTCAGGCTCTATCATCCAAAACTCGGCTAAGTGGCGCGTAGTGTTCGAATTTTCCGCACGGAAGGTAGGGCCGAAAGTATAGATGTCGCTTAACGCCATAGCACCAAGCTCGCCCTCTAACTGGCCTGATACCGTAAGATTGGTGGCGCGACCAAAGAAGTCTTGTTTGTAATCTATTTCACCCACATCGTTGCGTGGTATCTTATCAAAATCGAAATTGGTTACGTGGAAAGTTTCACCCGCGCCTTCCGCGTCGCTTGCTGTAATGATGGGCGTGTGCAGGTAAACAAATCCTTTCTCCTGTAAAAACTGGTGCACCGCGAAGGCCAGCGTGTTACGCACACGGAATATAGCGCCAAAGGTATTGGTGCGGAAACGCAGGTGGGCGTTCTCGCGCAAAAACTCAAGACTGTGTTTTTTGGGTTGGATAGGGTAT belongs to Mucilaginibacter boryungensis and includes:
- the secA gene encoding preprotein translocase subunit SecA translates to MLNFISKLFGSKSDRDVKGIQPIVEKIKEAYAQLETLSNDELRQQTISFKETINSGLATIDAEIKAIKDRIETELEMPVDEKVALYTQQDKLEKDRNKELEVILMDILPQAFAVVKETAKRLKENATLEVTATDFDRQLATKKPNVVIKGDKAIHHNTWLAAGNEVTWDMVHYDVQLIGGIVLHQGKIAEMATGEGKTLVATLPAYLNALAGQGVHIVTVNDYLARRDSEWMGPLYEFHGLSVDCIDKHEPNSEERRNAYLADITFGTNNEFGFDYLRDNMTRSPEELVQRKSHYAMVDEVDSVLIDDARTPLIISGPIPRGDEHEFYELKPRIERLVNAQKNYINGILNEAKKQINEGKTDVDSGGLALLRAHRGLPKNKALIKFLSEGGNRTVLLKTENHYMQDQGKEMPKVDSDLFFVIDEKNNQVELTEKGIELITTSGEDPHFFVMPDVGTEIAEIERSSLSAEEKVAKKDELMRDFSIKSERIHSVNQLLKAYTLFEKDTEYILDEGKVKIVDEQTGRVLDGRRYSDGLHQAIEAKENVKVEDATQTFATITLQNYFRMYHKLCGMTGTAVTEAGEFWEIYKLDVVEIPTNTPISRDDRQDLVYRTVREKYNAVADEIVALTQAGRPVLVGTTSVEISELLSRMLKLRGIKHNVLNAKMHQKEADIVAEAGKAGTVTIATNMAGRGTDIKLGPGVKEAGGLAIVGTERHESRRVDRQLRGRAGRQGDPGSSQFFVSLEDNLMRLFGSERIASLMVRMGIEDGEVIQHSMISKSIERAQKKVEENNFGIRKRLLEYDDVMNSQRTVIYAKRKNALFGDRLDVDISNTIFDVVEDIATEYKEQNNYEGFHLEIIRVFSVDVNSSQDEFAATNLNKLVDETFALVSDFYKRKAEGIANQAFPVLKDVLVNRGAQVEDIIVPFTDGIHGLQVVVPLKKAVENHGVEVFKSFEKNVTLYLIDDAWKEHLREMDELKQSVQNAVYEQKDPLLVYKFEAFELFRQMLANVNKELVSFLFRGIIPTQQAPDEVREARPQPRTDMKNMRTSKPELVSDSGMPMEDTRELQKQMPVKAEQKIGRNDPCPCGSGKKYKNCHGVGQA
- a CDS encoding SPOR domain-containing protein, which translates into the protein MEQTASYYPALSRLIGCCLFFFIAISAHAQTRGTLEIIKDPRIDTLAARRLEAVKGSGGSTGGAYIATQGYRVQIFNGSSRNDAYAAQAKLQAHYPDIRTYISYREPDFKVHAGDFRTRMEATKLLQELRPMFPVMFIIREKINPPVQ
- a CDS encoding M20 metallopeptidase family protein, yielding MIKEKIQQLSKEIFNEVVANRRHLHSNPELSFHEVKTSAYVAAKLDELGIPYQRMADNGLVGLIKGGKPGNGVVALRGDMDALPITEANDVPYKSQNVGVMHACGHDVHTSSLLGTAKILSQLKDDFGGTVKLIFQPAEEKLPGGASLMIKEGVLENPKPQAVIGQHVMPLIDAGKVGFRSGKYMASTDELYVTVKGKGGHGAQPQQNVDPVIITAHILTALQQVVSRFADPKSPSVLSFGKVIANGATNVIPNEVYLEGTFRTMDEAWRKEAHIKMKKMAEGIAESMGGSCDFNIMHGYPFLINEPVLTASARSHAEDYLGKENVVDLDIWMAAEDFAYYSQVADSCFYRLGTRNEARGITSSVHTPTFDVEESALELSTGLMAYIAVKQLDSAI
- the asnS gene encoding asparagine--tRNA ligase, translating into MSQRTKIKALLTGTPTGTEVTVKGWVRAFRQNRFIALNDGSTNNNIQIVVDFENTDPALLKRITVGAAISVTGVLTQSLGQGQTVEIPASTLEVLGDADPEKYPIQPKKHSLEFLRENAHLRFRTNTFGAIFRVRNTLAFAVHQFLQEKGFVYLHTPIITASDAEGAGETFHVTNFDFDKIPRNDVGEIDYKQDFFGRATNLTVSGQLEGELGAMALSDIYTFGPTFRAENSNTTRHLAEFWMIEPEMAFYDLKDNADLAEDLLKYVIQYALDKNKDDLEFLSQRLADEEKQKPQNERSEMSLLDKLQFCLDNDFERITYTEAIDILRESSHNKKKKFQYLIEGWGADLQSEHERYLVEKHFKKPVVLTDYPKEIKSFYMRQNDDGKTVAAMDILFPGIGEIIGGSQREERLDRLEQRMDELGIPKDELWWYLDTRRFGTCPHAGFGLGFERLVLFVTGMGNIRDVIPFPRFPKNAEF